The Nitrosopumilus cobalaminigenes genome contains a region encoding:
- a CDS encoding CDC48 family AAA ATPase, with product MSEITLKVEESPQQHVGRGRAIVDPKIIEDQKWNTGQILELTFNKKTHVKLWPGATEEYGSGIIKIDGMTRQNIGAGIGDKISLKTVEAVNAEQIILSPTEKIAAEGLQEYMIYNYLNHVFTTGDSISLNTQMGGRVQFVVTSTKPSKPVLVTENTVFKLGAMTKAVDSSYPRITYDELGGLKNEVQKIREMVELPMRHPELFDKIGVEAPKGVLLYGPPGTGKTLLAKAVAGETNAHFISLSGPEIMGKHYGESEERIREIFTQAEENSPSIIFIDEIDSIAPKRDEVSGELEKRIVSQLLTLMDGMKSRGKVVVIAATNRPDSIDPALRRPGRFDREIEIGIPDDEGRLDILSIHTRGMPIDKKVDLKQISKTTHGFVGADLEILSKEAAMKSLRRILPEIDYDEEKISSEILEKIQITSEDFRDALKEVSPSALREVQVQVPNVSWDDVGGLDELKEELKEAVEWPIKYKDAYDYVDVESPKGILLHGPPGTGKTLIAKALAKMTESNFISIKGPELLSKWVGESEKGVREIFRKARQAAPCIIFLDEVDALVPRRGSGGSDSHVTENVVSQILTEIDGLEELNNVLIIGATNRLDIVDEALLRPGRFDRIIKVPNPDEKGRQHIFEIHTKSKPLGSDVKISEIVKLTDDFSGAEIAAVANRAAITALKRYVSGKSENVKEIKITQKDLVDAVEKVKPRKKEAPIPQSIK from the coding sequence ATGAGTGAAATAACTTTAAAAGTTGAAGAGAGTCCGCAACAACATGTTGGAAGAGGTAGAGCTATAGTTGATCCTAAAATTATTGAAGATCAAAAATGGAATACAGGACAAATATTAGAACTAACATTCAATAAAAAAACACATGTAAAACTTTGGCCCGGTGCAACTGAAGAATATGGTTCAGGTATTATCAAAATAGATGGAATGACAAGACAAAATATTGGAGCTGGAATTGGTGATAAAATTTCACTAAAAACAGTTGAAGCTGTAAATGCTGAACAAATTATTTTGTCACCAACTGAAAAGATTGCTGCAGAAGGATTGCAAGAATACATGATTTACAATTACCTTAATCATGTGTTTACAACAGGGGATTCAATATCTCTTAACACCCAGATGGGCGGAAGAGTTCAATTTGTTGTTACAAGCACAAAACCATCTAAACCAGTTTTGGTTACAGAAAACACTGTATTCAAGCTTGGTGCAATGACTAAAGCAGTTGATTCATCATATCCAAGAATCACATATGATGAACTTGGAGGCCTAAAAAACGAGGTTCAGAAAATTCGTGAAATGGTAGAATTACCCATGAGACATCCTGAATTATTTGATAAAATAGGCGTGGAAGCACCAAAAGGAGTACTTTTGTATGGTCCTCCAGGTACTGGTAAAACCCTACTGGCAAAAGCAGTAGCTGGCGAAACAAATGCTCACTTTATCTCCCTAAGTGGTCCTGAAATCATGGGCAAACATTATGGAGAAAGTGAAGAGAGAATCAGAGAAATCTTTACCCAAGCTGAAGAAAATTCTCCTAGCATAATTTTCATTGATGAGATTGATTCAATCGCTCCAAAAAGAGATGAAGTTTCAGGTGAGCTAGAGAAAAGAATTGTTTCACAATTACTTACTCTAATGGATGGAATGAAGTCTAGAGGTAAAGTTGTTGTAATTGCAGCTACTAACAGACCAGACTCAATTGATCCAGCACTTCGAAGACCAGGCAGATTTGATAGAGAAATTGAAATTGGAATTCCTGATGATGAAGGAAGATTAGACATTCTTTCAATTCATACACGTGGTATGCCAATTGATAAGAAAGTAGATCTAAAACAAATCTCAAAAACTACCCATGGATTTGTAGGAGCTGATTTGGAAATCTTATCTAAAGAGGCTGCAATGAAATCACTTCGTAGAATTCTTCCTGAGATTGACTATGATGAAGAAAAAATTTCATCAGAGATACTTGAAAAAATCCAAATCACAAGTGAAGACTTTAGAGATGCACTAAAAGAAGTCAGCCCTAGTGCACTAAGAGAAGTACAAGTCCAAGTTCCAAACGTAAGTTGGGATGACGTTGGTGGTTTAGATGAATTAAAGGAAGAACTCAAAGAAGCTGTTGAATGGCCAATTAAATACAAGGACGCATATGATTATGTTGATGTAGAATCTCCAAAGGGAATTTTACTTCATGGTCCTCCAGGAACTGGTAAAACACTGATAGCAAAGGCTCTAGCAAAAATGACAGAGTCTAATTTTATCAGTATCAAAGGTCCTGAACTACTTTCAAAATGGGTAGGTGAATCTGAAAAAGGTGTCAGAGAAATATTCAGAAAAGCACGACAAGCAGCTCCATGTATCATATTCTTAGATGAAGTTGATGCACTCGTTCCAAGAAGAGGAAGTGGAGGCTCTGATTCACATGTTACAGAAAATGTAGTGTCTCAAATCCTTACAGAAATTGATGGATTAGAAGAACTAAACAACGTCTTGATAATTGGTGCAACAAACCGATTAGATATTGTAGATGAGGCTCTTCTCAGACCAGGAAGATTTGATAGAATCATCAAAGTTCCAAATCCTGATGAAAAAGGAAGACAGCACATCTTTGAGATTCATACAAAGAGTAAACCTCTTGGAAGTGATGTTAAAATCTCAGAAATTGTAAAGTTAACTGATGACTTTAGTGGTGCTGAGATTGCAGCAGTCGCAAACAGAGCAGCAATTACTGCTTTGAAGAGATATGTTTCTGGCAAATCAGAAAACGTCAAAGAGATCAAAATTACTCAGAAAGATCTAGTTGACGCTGTGGAAAAGGTAAAGCCTCGAAAGAAAGAGGCACCTATACCTCAATCCATAAAATAG
- a CDS encoding transcription initiation factor IIB: MVENYSNDYDVKCQLDTCKTYPAITDSERGEIVCGGCGLILLQNMADASYENNGYNSEDFMKLARTGPATSLTMHDKGLSTVIGTNKDSSGNSLSSKTKYEFNRLRTWDQRSKSRKTASLSKAFTMLHGMKTKLGIPNNVVENAAYIYRKAVSAKLTRGRTMNSLISASLYAACRENNIPRTLDDIAKAGNVERRILSRDLRTIIKKLELNLNQYDTASFISKISNNMNLKEKTKRDAFEILARSEKEQITAGKHPVAQAAASLYISCIMNGEKISQKKFAVESGVSDVTIRNRAVLIKKTLKLIE; this comes from the coding sequence GTGGTAGAAAATTATTCAAACGATTATGATGTCAAGTGTCAACTAGATACTTGCAAAACCTACCCTGCAATAACAGATTCTGAAAGAGGAGAAATTGTTTGTGGGGGTTGCGGTCTTATCCTATTGCAAAATATGGCTGACGCATCATATGAAAACAACGGTTACAACTCTGAAGACTTTATGAAACTAGCAAGAACAGGTCCTGCTACATCACTAACAATGCATGACAAAGGACTTTCAACTGTGATTGGTACGAATAAAGATTCTTCTGGAAATTCATTATCTAGTAAAACAAAATATGAATTCAATAGACTACGAACTTGGGATCAACGAAGCAAATCAAGAAAAACTGCAAGTTTAAGCAAGGCTTTCACAATGCTTCATGGAATGAAAACAAAACTAGGAATCCCAAATAATGTTGTAGAAAATGCAGCCTACATTTACAGAAAGGCAGTTAGCGCAAAGCTAACTAGAGGAAGAACAATGAATTCCTTGATTTCAGCCTCGTTATATGCAGCCTGTAGGGAAAACAACATTCCAAGAACATTGGATGATATTGCAAAGGCTGGAAATGTTGAAAGAAGAATACTCTCTAGAGATTTGAGAACCATAATCAAAAAGCTTGAATTGAATCTTAATCAGTACGATACTGCTTCGTTTATCTCAAAGATCTCAAACAACATGAATCTAAAAGAAAAGACAAAGCGAGATGCATTTGAGATACTAGCACGCTCTGAAAAAGAACAGATTACTGCAGGAAAACACCCAGTAGCACAAGCTGCTGCATCATTATACATTTCATGTATTATGAATGGCGAGAAAATTAGCCAAAAAAAGTTTGCAGTAGAATCTGGAGTAAGTGATGTTACTATTAGAAACAGAGCAGTCTTGATTAAGAAGACACTAAAGCTAATTGAGTAG
- a CDS encoding DUF1059 domain-containing protein codes for MTLKLRCEDYGFECDYILDEEKTIGLIEKLRNHFEEEHGIDYTVEAVTQMITNRGHSLESIKK; via the coding sequence ATGACATTAAAATTAAGATGTGAAGATTATGGTTTTGAATGTGATTACATTCTAGATGAAGAAAAAACTATAGGTCTCATTGAAAAATTAAGAAATCATTTTGAAGAAGAACATGGAATTGATTATACTGTTGAAGCAGTTACTCAAATGATTACAAATCGTGGACATTCTTTAGAATCAATTAAGAAATAG
- the crcB gene encoding fluoride efflux transporter CrcB, producing the protein MKGLEFVFLAAGSVLGAFLRYKVTESPLLFNTLPLNVLIVNILGAFILGAFIVLSQHWQIDGRYSLFAAVGFCGSLTTMSSFALDSTNLLENHHYGTLAINLLANVGLSIAALIGGKSLMSAVVNN; encoded by the coding sequence ATGAAAGGGCTAGAGTTTGTTTTTCTTGCAGCAGGTTCAGTACTAGGTGCATTTCTAAGATACAAAGTAACTGAATCACCTTTGCTTTTCAATACATTACCACTTAATGTTTTGATAGTTAACATACTAGGAGCATTTATTCTCGGAGCATTCATTGTTTTGTCTCAACATTGGCAAATCGATGGAAGATATTCTCTATTTGCAGCTGTAGGATTTTGTGGTTCACTTACTACAATGTCGTCATTTGCACTTGATTCTACTAATCTTTTAGAGAACCATCATTATGGCACACTAGCTATTAACCTTCTTGCAAATGTTGGATTATCCATTGCTGCACTAATTGGTGGAAAGTCATTAATGAGTGCAGTTGTTAATAATTAA
- a CDS encoding transcription initiation factor IIB produces the protein MVSKTKEMCPRCAQGKLVTDNESGEMFCSKCGFVITEKLQEAGPEWRSFTQDEGGNKARAGAPTSLTMHDMGLATIINPINKDASGRPLSASMKSTIERLRTWDSRSQVHEPVDRNFRQAFSELNRLKDKLAISDSVIEKAAYIYRKALEKGLVRGRSISALMASALYAACRDTSTPRNLKDVEQAANIKRKDIARCYRLLVKELDLKMPVTDSVQCVARIASRIGIAEKTKRYATKVLKMAQENEVSAGKDPMGLAAAALYLSCVKNGEDKTQRDIAEAANVTEVTIRNRYKGLKESLEL, from the coding sequence ATGGTTAGCAAAACAAAAGAAATGTGTCCACGATGTGCTCAAGGAAAGTTAGTTACTGACAATGAGTCTGGAGAAATGTTCTGCTCTAAATGTGGATTTGTTATTACTGAAAAACTCCAAGAAGCAGGTCCTGAATGGCGTTCCTTTACACAAGATGAAGGTGGCAACAAAGCAAGAGCCGGTGCACCAACATCACTAACAATGCATGACATGGGTCTTGCAACCATTATCAATCCTATAAACAAAGATGCATCAGGAAGACCACTTTCAGCATCTATGAAAAGTACAATTGAGAGATTAAGAACTTGGGATAGCAGAAGTCAGGTTCATGAACCTGTTGATAGAAATTTCAGACAAGCATTTAGTGAATTAAACAGATTAAAAGACAAACTAGCAATTTCTGATTCTGTAATTGAAAAAGCAGCTTACATTTACAGAAAAGCTCTTGAAAAAGGACTGGTTAGAGGTCGCTCCATTTCAGCATTAATGGCATCAGCACTTTATGCAGCTTGTAGAGATACTTCAACTCCAAGAAATCTAAAGGATGTAGAACAAGCAGCAAACATCAAAAGAAAAGACATTGCAAGATGTTATCGATTATTAGTTAAAGAATTGGATTTGAAAATGCCTGTAACTGATTCTGTGCAATGTGTTGCAAGAATTGCAAGTAGAATTGGGATTGCTGAGAAAACAAAACGATATGCAACCAAAGTTTTGAAAATGGCACAAGAAAACGAGGTATCTGCAGGAAAAGATCCAATGGGTCTAGCAGCTGCAGCATTGTACTTGTCATGTGTAAAAAATGGTGAGGATAAAACTCAGCGTGATATCGCAGAGGCTGCAAATGTTACTGAAGTAACCATTAGAAATAGGTACAAAGGTCTCAAAGAATCACTAGAGTTGTAA
- a CDS encoding cation:proton antiporter — protein sequence MDLIILSILNLFTGQIGDIVPISNFDPSIIFDKFAELQNSIGTLSNHNGPIAEAHVILLAAGVVIFLGVAGEAFFKKTGIPDVAFLMILGVVIGPVFGLIQPEAVIQVVPYFAALALIIIMFDGGLNLDIKHVIKTAHFSVTLAVLGFILSVVMITLAAHFALGWLWLESILLGSIVGGSSSAIVFGLVRNVKISEETKSMLSFESALTDILATIVAFILFEAVLAGHFDIQTLQETIGRAVVVGLVLGFGVGIPWMYVSTKLGNAQHAYMLTLGVLFVLFFLANSFGESGALTALVFGLMIGNKSHLAKVLRFKLPKIELDDPTHNQLTFLVRSFFFVFVGLMASFGQIEYLIFGVLITIVVYYGRILVGKITLTKRFSLLDRAVTNSMIPRGLAAAVLATYPITMGLPNAEAYPQLIFFIILSSVIITTIGLGKSKKIPPPESVEGGFVKPEDDSKDEGSIVVEKLSDVPIDDNIEGGFVKPEDDSKDEEFKK from the coding sequence ATGGATCTCATAATATTATCAATTTTGAATTTATTTACTGGACAAATAGGAGATATAGTTCCAATATCAAATTTTGATCCAAGTATAATTTTTGATAAATTTGCAGAGTTACAAAATTCTATTGGGACATTATCAAATCATAACGGACCAATTGCTGAAGCTCATGTGATTTTACTTGCAGCAGGTGTAGTTATTTTTCTGGGGGTAGCAGGTGAGGCATTCTTTAAAAAAACAGGTATTCCAGATGTAGCATTTTTAATGATTTTAGGTGTAGTTATTGGACCGGTTTTTGGTTTAATCCAGCCAGAAGCTGTAATTCAAGTTGTTCCATATTTTGCAGCTCTTGCACTAATTATTATAATGTTTGATGGTGGATTAAATCTCGACATTAAACATGTAATCAAAACTGCACATTTTTCAGTGACACTTGCAGTTCTAGGTTTTATTTTATCAGTTGTAATGATTACTCTTGCTGCACATTTTGCATTAGGATGGTTATGGTTGGAAAGTATTCTTTTAGGATCTATAGTTGGTGGAAGCAGTTCAGCAATTGTATTTGGTTTAGTTAGAAATGTCAAAATTTCAGAAGAAACAAAATCAATGCTGAGTTTTGAATCTGCACTTACTGACATTCTAGCAACTATAGTTGCATTCATTTTATTTGAAGCAGTATTAGCAGGACATTTTGATATTCAAACTTTACAAGAAACCATAGGACGAGCAGTTGTAGTTGGTCTTGTACTAGGATTTGGAGTTGGAATTCCTTGGATGTATGTTTCTACAAAACTTGGAAATGCTCAACACGCCTATATGCTTACATTAGGAGTTTTGTTTGTTTTATTCTTCTTGGCCAATTCATTTGGAGAATCAGGAGCATTAACTGCACTAGTATTTGGTTTAATGATTGGGAACAAGAGTCACCTAGCAAAAGTTCTCAGATTCAAACTACCTAAAATTGAGCTTGATGATCCGACACACAATCAACTGACATTTTTGGTAAGATCATTCTTCTTTGTATTTGTAGGATTGATGGCAAGTTTTGGACAAATAGAGTATCTAATATTTGGAGTTTTGATTACAATTGTTGTTTACTATGGAAGAATATTAGTTGGAAAGATCACATTAACAAAAAGATTTTCACTTTTGGATAGAGCTGTAACAAATTCTATGATTCCCAGAGGATTAGCAGCTGCAGTACTTGCAACATACCCAATTACTATGGGATTGCCTAATGCTGAAGCATATCCTCAGCTAATTTTCTTTATTATTTTGTCATCAGTGATAATTACAACAATCGGATTAGGAAAATCCAAGAAAATTCCTCCACCAGAATCTGTTGAAGGTGGATTTGTGAAACCTGAAGATGATTCAAAAGATGAGGGCTCGATAGTAGTTGAAAAACTATCTGATGTTCCTATAGATGATAATATCGAAGGTGGATTTGTGAAACCTGAAGATGATTCAAAAGATGAAGAATTTAAAAAATAA
- a CDS encoding hemerythrin domain-containing protein has protein sequence MSATNQLRADHDQVRRLEKIVSKCAAELYKGTKIPFSDLTKITIVISEFVDTIHHSREEDSYFPCVASYDSLKEEIRKFMIEHEFGRNIARQISHHLKRWKDGEDAQEPVSRYLRTYAIFLNDHLNKENKFFDDAEANILSKEEEIEMYEQYKSVFAIVKKVEELIAEIDYLEKQPWAKN, from the coding sequence ATGAGTGCTACAAATCAATTACGTGCAGATCATGATCAAGTTAGACGTTTAGAAAAAATAGTCTCAAAATGTGCTGCTGAACTATACAAGGGTACTAAAATTCCATTCTCAGATCTAACAAAAATTACCATAGTGATTTCAGAATTTGTTGATACAATTCATCATTCACGAGAAGAAGATTCGTATTTTCCATGTGTTGCAAGCTATGATTCACTCAAAGAAGAAATTCGAAAATTTATGATTGAACATGAGTTTGGACGAAACATTGCAAGACAAATTTCACATCATCTAAAAAGATGGAAGGATGGTGAGGATGCACAAGAACCAGTTTCAAGATATTTGAGAACTTATGCTATTTTTCTAAATGATCATCTCAATAAAGAAAACAAATTCTTTGATGATGCAGAGGCAAATATATTATCAAAAGAAGAAGAAATTGAAATGTATGAACAATACAAATCAGTTTTTGCGATAGTAAAAAAAGTAGAAGAATTAATTGCAGAGATCGATTATTTAGAAAAGCAACCTTGGGCAAAAAACTAA
- the cysC gene encoding adenylyl-sulfate kinase, which yields MKPFILWMTGLPCSGKTTIVKDLQKDIPNLAMLDGDELREWFSPKDFSKAGRDEHNKKVAHLAKLLLKHGVPSAVSLVSPYLENRENARKIIDAGDQFAECYVKCSLEKCEERDVKGMYAKARKGEIKGFTGIDDPYEAPEKADLVVDTEHDSLSDSANKVKDFLKGRNLL from the coding sequence ATGAAACCTTTCATTCTTTGGATGACTGGTCTTCCTTGTTCAGGAAAGACCACAATCGTAAAAGATTTGCAAAAAGATATTCCAAATTTGGCAATGCTTGATGGTGATGAACTAAGAGAATGGTTCTCTCCAAAAGATTTCTCAAAAGCTGGACGTGATGAACACAACAAAAAAGTTGCTCATCTAGCAAAGCTTTTGTTAAAACATGGTGTTCCAAGTGCAGTATCTCTTGTTTCTCCATATCTTGAGAATAGAGAAAATGCAAGAAAAATTATCGATGCAGGTGATCAGTTTGCTGAATGTTATGTAAAGTGTTCACTTGAAAAATGTGAAGAAAGAGATGTCAAGGGTATGTATGCCAAAGCAAGAAAAGGGGAAATCAAAGGATTTACAGGAATTGATGATCCATATGAAGCTCCTGAGAAAGCAGATTTGGTAGTAGATACCGAACATGACTCACTTTCAGACAGTGCAAACAAAGTCAAGGACTTCCTCAAAGGAAGAAACCTACTCTAA
- a CDS encoding 3'(2'),5'-bisphosphate nucleotidase CysQ family protein: MKDIPISGKIPELEIAIKAAKEAGDAILEIYHGDYETSTKNDDSPITDADLKSNEVIKKILSQTAHQILSEEDKDDLNRLTQEMIWIVDPLDGTSDFIDKTGEFTVMISLIKNKKPILGVIGWPTEKTLFVAQKGSGAFRFSNDNWEKISVTQISEIPKCRTVGSRHHLSEKEKSFIKKLGVEDFTSIGSSLKVGKISSGEAEAYITTTNKMKEWDSAASYCIISEAGGKMTDMLGNDITYNNKDVFHQNGILVTNGLIHDKIIEEFKKLE, translated from the coding sequence TTGAAAGACATCCCTATATCTGGAAAAATTCCAGAGTTAGAAATTGCTATCAAGGCTGCAAAAGAAGCAGGTGATGCAATTCTAGAGATTTATCATGGTGACTATGAAACATCTACTAAAAATGATGATTCGCCGATTACAGATGCTGATCTAAAAAGTAATGAAGTTATTAAAAAAATCCTCTCACAAACTGCACATCAAATTCTATCTGAAGAAGACAAAGATGATCTGAATAGATTGACTCAGGAGATGATTTGGATTGTAGATCCATTAGATGGAACTTCGGATTTTATTGACAAAACTGGAGAATTTACAGTAATGATATCATTAATCAAAAATAAAAAACCAATTCTTGGAGTAATAGGATGGCCAACTGAAAAAACATTGTTTGTTGCCCAAAAAGGAAGTGGTGCATTTAGATTTTCAAATGATAACTGGGAGAAAATATCTGTAACACAAATTTCAGAGATTCCTAAATGCAGAACTGTAGGTTCAAGACATCATTTATCAGAGAAAGAAAAATCATTCATTAAAAAATTAGGTGTTGAAGATTTTACAAGTATAGGAAGTTCATTAAAAGTTGGAAAGATAAGTTCGGGTGAAGCTGAAGCATACATTACAACTACAAATAAAATGAAAGAGTGGGATTCAGCAGCTTCATATTGTATAATTTCTGAAGCTGGTGGAAAAATGACTGACATGTTAGGAAATGATATCACATACAATAACAAAGATGTATTTCATCAAAATGGAATTTTGGTAACAAATGGATTAATCCATGATAAAATAATTGAAGAATTTAAAAAATTAGAGTAG
- a CDS encoding SDR family NAD(P)-dependent oxidoreductase yields the protein MKLSGKIALVSGGSRGIGFATAKILSENGATVVITAKNNERLDKAVLEIPNAIGIPADIRNSNDVKNVIKEIIEKFGKLDILVNNAGVFPQIKKLHEIDEAEWNEVLDVNLTGQFRFTKEAIPHLQKTFGSIINISSDAGLKAYEGFNADAYSASKAALILLTKCWALEYSKDKIRVNCICPGVVDTDMTKPFLKTQKDKEFMNNEHPLGRIGQPEEIGKAVLYFASDDASWTTGAILTVDGGESIK from the coding sequence TTGAAATTATCAGGAAAAATTGCACTAGTTTCAGGTGGAAGTAGAGGTATAGGATTTGCAACTGCAAAAATTTTATCAGAAAATGGAGCTACAGTTGTAATCACTGCAAAAAATAATGAAAGATTAGATAAGGCAGTATTAGAAATTCCAAATGCTATTGGAATTCCAGCTGATATTAGGAATTCAAACGATGTAAAAAATGTCATAAAAGAAATTATTGAAAAATTTGGTAAATTAGATATTCTTGTAAATAATGCAGGGGTTTTTCCACAAATTAAAAAATTACATGAAATTGATGAAGCTGAATGGAATGAAGTACTAGACGTAAATCTTACAGGACAGTTTAGATTTACTAAGGAGGCAATTCCTCATTTACAAAAAACATTTGGTTCAATTATTAACATTTCATCAGATGCAGGACTAAAGGCCTATGAAGGATTTAACGCAGATGCATATTCTGCATCAAAAGCTGCTTTAATCCTCTTAACAAAATGTTGGGCATTAGAATATTCTAAAGATAAGATTAGAGTAAATTGCATTTGTCCTGGAGTAGTTGATACAGATATGACAAAACCATTTTTGAAAACTCAAAAAGATAAAGAATTCATGAATAATGAACATCCACTAGGAAGGATCGGACAACCTGAAGAGATAGGAAAGGCAGTATTGTATTTTGCCTCTGATGATGCATCCTGGACTACAGGTGCAATTCTTACAGTAGATGGAGGAGAATCAATTAAATGA
- a CDS encoding Snf7 family protein encodes MPSLSNKWSQQPKPGITEKINDTIKPKGALKPRVQEGIKKLQLQIKKLDTMLTNLQERDGKLFQRIVEATQKHDNQTAKVLGNELAEVRKVTKILSSARIALEQIELRLTTCSDLGDTVVAIMPTMGLMKNLKSSLGKIMPGAEQEIGQMAEMLGGFMTESFSGDAAFGMDETTNAESESILKEAAAVAETSAGQMFPSVPTDSQEAATNKFL; translated from the coding sequence ATGCCTAGTTTATCCAATAAATGGTCACAGCAACCAAAGCCTGGTATTACTGAAAAAATTAATGATACAATCAAGCCTAAAGGTGCTTTAAAACCACGAGTACAGGAAGGCATTAAAAAATTACAATTACAAATCAAAAAATTAGATACAATGTTAACAAACTTGCAAGAACGTGATGGAAAATTATTCCAAAGAATAGTAGAAGCAACACAAAAACATGATAATCAAACAGCCAAAGTTCTTGGCAATGAACTAGCCGAAGTAAGAAAAGTTACAAAAATTTTGAGTAGTGCTAGAATAGCATTAGAACAAATCGAATTAAGATTAACCACATGTAGTGATCTTGGAGATACTGTAGTAGCAATTATGCCAACAATGGGATTAATGAAGAATCTCAAATCATCTCTTGGAAAAATTATGCCAGGAGCAGAACAAGAAATTGGTCAAATGGCAGAAATGCTTGGAGGCTTTATGACAGAAAGTTTCTCAGGAGATGCAGCATTTGGTATGGATGAAACCACAAATGCAGAATCTGAAAGTATCTTAAAAGAAGCTGCTGCTGTTGCTGAAACTTCTGCTGGTCAAATGTTCCCTTCAGTTCCTACTGATAGTCAAGAAGCTGCCACAAACAAATTTCTTTAA
- a CDS encoding transcriptional regulator translates to MFDKFKDEGGEMVEGRNENVEETSSVTESTSQIGIGELMGKRAKLEEAIDYVGLMIKNLKEKRTLLEKDIEEESVDIKNLKEKLQKVSEYIEEENRGIEELANKRKRVENEADEVGTIINSLRDKLSGVDRVIDDEGSRVRKIKESRDSLNE, encoded by the coding sequence ATGTTTGATAAATTCAAAGATGAAGGTGGAGAAATGGTAGAAGGAAGAAACGAGAATGTTGAAGAAACTAGCTCTGTAACAGAATCAACCAGTCAAATTGGTATTGGAGAATTAATGGGAAAACGAGCAAAGTTGGAAGAAGCAATAGATTATGTCGGTTTAATGATTAAGAATCTCAAAGAAAAGAGAACATTACTTGAAAAAGATATTGAAGAAGAATCTGTAGATATTAAAAATCTCAAAGAAAAGCTTCAGAAAGTTAGTGAGTATATTGAAGAAGAGAATAGAGGAATTGAAGAACTTGCCAATAAGAGAAAACGAGTAGAGAATGAAGCAGATGAAGTAGGCACAATTATCAATTCTTTAAGAGACAAACTTTCTGGTGTTGATAGAGTTATTGACGACGAAGGTAGCAGGGTTAGAAAAATTAAAGAATCTAGAGATTCCTTAAATGAATAA
- a CDS encoding winged helix-turn-helix domain-containing protein: MSKQQYRSEMGIMGDILDVTADGGRGGVIVSAISRKANLSHYAVLDKCEKLVEAGLVESVKNDRNRVFLITEKGLQFFQEFKRFQGLVESMNLRY; encoded by the coding sequence ATGTCAAAACAACAATACAGGTCCGAAATGGGCATTATGGGTGATATCTTAGACGTAACCGCTGATGGCGGCCGTGGTGGAGTCATTGTATCTGCAATCTCTCGCAAAGCCAACCTATCTCACTATGCAGTACTAGACAAATGTGAGAAACTGGTAGAAGCAGGCTTAGTCGAATCCGTCAAAAACGACAGAAATAGAGTCTTTTTGATAACTGAAAAAGGACTTCAGTTTTTCCAGGAATTCAAGAGATTTCAGGGACTAGTCGAAAGCATGAATCTAAGGTATTGA